Below is a genomic region from Parageobacillus toebii NBRC 107807.
GCGATTGTAAGTGTTGAACTTTTTGAGGAAGATTGGCAGCAGCTCCGTCAACAATATGAAATGATAAAAAGCAATTCTCCTTTATTAGAAAACGCTGTACAACAGCTTGACGAATATTTTCATGGCAAACGGAAAGCATTTCACTTGCCTTTAAAATGGAAAGGGACGGAATTTCAGGAACAAGTATGGCAGGCGCTTTGTGAAATTCCGTACGGAACGACGGTCAGCTACAGTGATATTGCTGAAAAAATCGGCCGCCCGAAAGCGGTGCGGGCGGTTGGACAGGCAAATCGAGCAAATGAGCTGGCTATTTTCGTTCCGTGCCATCGAGTGGTTGGAAAAAATGGTTCGCTTACGGGATATGCTGGCAACCGGACAAATGTAAAAGAACGATTATTACAGTTGGAAAGACGGTATCGGACGATATAAAAAAACTAGAAGCAGCACTTGCTTCTAGTTTTTTTACGGCCTGCGTGATGTAACAAATTAGATGTAGTACACTTTGTTTTTTGCAATTGGGCCGGCTTTTAATCATT
It encodes:
- a CDS encoding methylated-DNA--[protein]-cysteine S-methyltransferase, encoding MKLEYSIYKSDLLGCIYVISDGEAIVSVELFEEDWQQLRQQYEMIKSNSPLLENAVQQLDEYFHGKRKAFHLPLKWKGTEFQEQVWQALCEIPYGTTVSYSDIAEKIGRPKAVRAVGQANRANELAIFVPCHRVVGKNGSLTGYAGNRTNVKERLLQLERRYRTI